One genomic region from Argentina anserina chromosome 2, drPotAnse1.1, whole genome shotgun sequence encodes:
- the LOC126783400 gene encoding uncharacterized protein LOC126783400, producing MKITVTGASGYLGGRLCHQLLRQGHSVRALVRPTSDLSALPPPSSPSFEFIYGDVTDFHSLLSAFSGCDVVFHAAALVEPWLPNPSDFLAVNVNGLKNVLRAIRETETVKKVIYTSSFFALGPTDGDVADESQFHPEKFFCTEYEKSKAIADKIALQAAQQEGLPMVVLYPGVIYGPGKLTAGNVVALLIIERFSGRLPGYIGAGNDRFSFSHVDDVVDGHIGAMNKGGAGERYLLTGENASFKNVFDVAAVLTHTQRPKFNIPLWLIEVYGWGSILVSQVTGKLPLISPPTVYALRHQWAYSCEKAKQELDYSPRSLKEGLEEVLPWLKNLGLIKY from the exons ATGAAGATAACTGTGACCGGCGCCTCCGGCTACTTAGGAGGAAGACTATGCCACCAGCTACTGAGACAAGGCCACTCCGTCCGGGCCTTGGTCCGGCCCACCAGCGACCTCTCCGCCCTCCCTCCACCCTCCTCCCCTTCCTTTGAATTCATTTACGGCGACGTCACCGACTTCCACTCCCTTCTCTCCGCCTTCTCCGGCTGCGACGTCGTTTTCCACGCCGCCGCTTTAGTCGAGCCTTGGCTTCCTAACCCCTCCGACTTCCTCGCC GTTAACGTCAACGGATTGAAGAACGTGCTTAGAGCGATCAGGGAGACGGAGACGGTAAAGAAAGTCATCTACACGTCGTCGTTTTTCGCTCTCGGACCTACCGACGGTGACGTCGCCGACGAGTCTCAG TTTCATCCCGAGAAATTCTTCTGCACGGAGTACGAGAAATCCAAAGCGATCGCCGATAAAATCGCATTACAGGCTGCGCAGCAGGAGGGTTTGCCAATGGTGGTGCTCTATCCCGGAGTGATCTACGGTCCCGGGAAACTCACCGCCGGCAATGTGGTTGCTCTGTTGATTATTGAAAGGTTTAGTGGACGACTGCCAGGGTATATAGGCGCCGGAAATGATAGGTTTTCGTTTAGTCATGTTGATGATGTGGTGGATGGCCATATTGGAGCTATGAATAAAGGGGGAGCTGGGGAGAGGTATCTGCTTACCGGCGAAAACGCGTCATTTAAGAATGTGTTTGATGTAGCTGCTGTGCTGACTCATACACAGAGGCCTAAGTTTAACATCCCATTGTGGCTGATTGAGGTCTATGGATGGGGGTCGATTCTCGTCTCTCAAGTTACAGGAAAGCTTCCGCTGATCAGTCCACCG ACTGTTTATGCTCTAAGGCATCAATGGGCGTATTCGTGTGAGAAGGCCAAGCAGGAGCTGGATTATAGTCCTAGAAGCTTGAAGGAAGGATTGGAGGAGGTGTTGCCCTGGCTCAAGAATTTGGGTTTGATCAAATACTAA
- the LOC126783203 gene encoding uncharacterized protein LOC126783203 — translation MWGFGGRYYWGRKERRNDGIEGIVVVFAWMSSEEKHLKNYVELYSSLGWNSLVCHSQILNMFFPEKATTLATDILNELVQELKVKPCPVVFAPFSGGPKACMYQVLQIIEGICESKLNLDDCRLVRDCISGHIYDSSPVDFTSDLGTKFVLHPTVLKMSHPPRVASWVAHGIASGLDALFLSRFESQRAEYWQTLYSTVGMKAPYLILCSENDDLAPYQVICNFAERLRELGADVKQVKWNDSPHVGHFKHYPIDYKAAVNELLGKAAGVYSQKIRQLGGESLCVQAGHDDVIEPISSLRKAAGASNGFRGVILGSSDDLFPTSTEYYGAGSVQDEGLIHLSDPATPTMNAHGVLGQVLFDVCVPKTIENWDIKSSSLNGNGRSFSFRRRQAPLNQIKCLRRSRL, via the exons atgtgGGGTTTTGGGGGTCGGTATTATTGGGGAAGAAAAGAGAGGAGGAATGATGGGATTGAAGGAATAGTTGTGGTGTTTGCTTGGATGTCCAGTGAAGAGAAGCATTTGAAGAACTATGTGGAGCTCTACTCGTCTCTGGGTTGGAACTCGCTCGTCTgccactctcaaattctcaatat GTTCTTCCCTGAGAAGGCCACAACTCTAGCAACTGATATTTTAAATGAACTTGTTCAG GAGCTGAAGGTTAAGCCTTGCCCTGTGGTCTTTGCACCTTTCTCCGGTGGTCCAAAAGCTTGCATGTACCAAGTTCTTCAG ATAATTGAGGGAATTTGTGAATCAAAACTGAATCTG GATGACTGCCGACTGGTTAGAGATTGTATATCAGGTCATATATATGATTCCAGCCCAGTGGATTTTACTAGTGATCTGGGTACTAAATTTGTTCTTCATCCAACTGTCCTGAAAATGTCCCATCCACCAAGAGTAGCATCATGGGTGGCACATGGCATTGCTTCTGGTCTTGATGCTCTCTTCCTCAGCCGGTTCGAGTCACAACGGGCTGAGTATTGGCAGACTCTCTACTCCACTGTT GGTATGAAGGCCCCTTATCTTATTCTATGCTCAGAGAATGACGATCTTGCTCCCTATCAAGTTATCTGTAATTTTGCTGAACGCTTGCGAGAACTTGGAGCAGATGTAAAACAAGTAAAGTGGAATGACTCTCCTCACGTAG GTCATTTTAAGCATTATCCAATTGATTACAAGGCTGCTGTAAATGAGCTCCTTGGTAAAGCAGCAGGAGTCTATTCCCAGAAAATTAGACAACTGGGAGGAGAAAGCTTGTGTGTGCAGGCAGGGCATGATGATGTCATCGAGCCAATCAGTAGCCTTAGGAAAGCTGCAGGAGCCTCGAATGGATTCCGAGGAGTGATATTGGGATCCAGTGATGACCTCTTTCCCACCTCAACAGAATATTACGGAGCAGGGTCTGTGCAAGATGAAGGTTTAATTCACCTCTCTGACCCGGCAACGCCGACCATGAATGCCCATGGAGTTCTCGGTCAGGTTCTTTTCGACGTCTGTGTTCCTAAAACCATCGAGAATTGGGACATAAAATCAAGTTCCTTGAATGGTAATGGCCGCTCATTTAGTTTTAGAAGAAGGCAAGCTCCCTTAAACCAAATTAAGTGCTTACGTCGCTCAAGACTGTAA
- the LOC126783705 gene encoding origin of replication complex subunit 2, with translation MEMNDADDEEFGFSRNYFLAKELGGSAVKSHSKLSDINIVDEQELREAVAKIEPKHEKEIEDLLCGYQSLYPRWAFDLRCGLGLLMYGFGSKKTLLEDFASTSLTEYSAFVLNGYLPAINVKQVLTSLAEVLWDQLKTKRRTPSKIMSKNQQPFSSRSVEDLLAFFERTEDRTSEFLVCVIIHNIDGPGLRDSEIQQYLARVASCPNIRIVASIDHVNAPLLWDKKMVHTQFNWCWCHVPTFAPYKIEGTFLPLILAHGNTTQTAKNAVIVLQSLTPNAQGVFKILAEFQLSHSEEEGMPIDNLFATCRERFLVGSRPMLNSHLTEFKDHELVKTRRHSEGQDCLYIPLTSEALEKLLVEMTQ, from the exons ATGGAGATGAACGACGCCGACGACGAAGAGTTTGGGTTCTCAAGAAACTACTTTCTGGCGAAGGAGCTCGGTGGCTCCGCCGTGAAATCCCACTCTAAGCTCTCCGATATCAACATCGTCGACGAGCAG GAACTGAGGGAAGCTGTAGCTAAAATTGAACCCAAACATGAGAAAGAGATCGAGGATTTGCTTTGCGGTTATCAGAGTTTGTACCCCAGATGGGCTTTTGATCTTAG GTGTGGTCTTGGCCTTCTCATGTATGGATTTGGATCTAAGAAGACGTTGCTTGAAGATTTTGCTTCAACATCATTGACAGAGTATTCTGCGTTTGTTCTCAATGGATATCTTCCAGCAATTAATGTAAAACag GTTTTGACATCCTTGGCTGAAGTTTTATGGGATCAATTGAAAACCAAACGGAGGACTCCATCTAAGATCATGTCAAAAAATCAACAACCCTTTAGTTCTCGATCCGTGGAGGATCTTCTTGCATTTTTTGAGCGAACCGAGGATAGGACAAGTGAATTTCTTGTATGTGTAATCATCCACAACATTGATGGACCTGGATTAAGGGATTCTGAGATCCAACAGTATCTTGCAAGAGTTGCTTCTTGTCCTAATATTCGTATTGTGGCCTCTATTGACCATGTGAACGCACCTCTTT TGTGGGACAAGAAGATGGTTCATACTCAATTCAACTGGTGCTGGTGTCATGTTCCTACCTTTGCGCCATACAAGATCGAAGGAACGTTTTTACCCTTGATCCTAGCTCATGGCAATACCACCCAAACTGCCAAAAATGCTGTTATAGTTTTACAGAGTTTGACACCAAATGCCCAGGGGGTGTTCAAAATTCTTGCAGAATTTCAACTATCTCACTCTGAAGAAGAAG GGATGCCAATTGATAATCTGTTTGCAACCTGTCGAGAACGCTTCCTTGTGGGTAGCCGGCCTATGCTGAACTCCCATTTGACAGAATTTAAAGACCATGAATTGGTCAAGACCAGAAGGCATTCTGAAGGCCAGGATTGCTTGTACATTCCTCTTACAAGTGAGGCACTTGAGAAACTACTAGTGGAGATGACTCAGTAA
- the LOC126783314 gene encoding uncharacterized protein LOC126783314 isoform X2, with translation MARGGGEWGIHKAVRGKWACSYKKTTLFVCCINIVVALYVLRSLYASLYIYSDRNSPNAVEYTPDQIRKMEESVRIRKSAEPVELIRLVKQLKKELYAELSAGVELPESLKLKLTNDIIEKFKILPHKANISDQRDFAERWCNEKLEQAKQLVLEGGTSNSTILLEEAVLLVKALESDRTQLLEDIGLWIPSEIVNNEHDDKPEGELGDELDEILPGRPLPPECHAELHTDYDGAAVRWGLNHHKESAADCCQACLVQAKRAKPNEKKCNVWVYCPAENGCHSPDIYEHRLGECWLKFAETPKLNFKDRYPESYRNSHPSAPVMVPWASGFVGAA, from the exons atggCTCGTGGAGGAGGAGAATGGGGGATTCATAAAGCGGTTAGAGGCAAGTGGGCTTGTTCTTACAAGAAGACAACTCTCTTCGTTTGCTGCATTAACATTGTTGTTGCTCTCTATGTTCTTCGTTCTCTCTACGCTTCTCTCTACATCTATTCCGACAGAAATTCACCCAACG CTGTTGAGTACACTCCGGATCAGATTAGGAAAATGGAGGAATCAGTTCGGATTCGGAAATCGGCTGAACCTGTAGAGCTTATTAGATTG GTGAAGCAACTAAAGAAGGAGCTTTATGCTGAGCTCTCGGCGGGGGTTGAATTGCCAGAGTCTTTGAAGCTGAAGCTAACTAATGATATTATTGAAAAGTTTAAAATATTGCCTCACAAGGCAAATATCAGTGACCAAAGAG ACTTTGCTGAAAGATGGTGTAATGAAAAGCTTGAACAAGCTAAACAGTTGGTCCTTGAGGGAGGGACTTCAAATTCAACAATTTTACTGGAGGAAGCAG TACTGCTAGTAAAAGCTTTAGAGTCTGATAGGACACAGCTATTGGAAGACATTGGCCTGTGGATACCTTCCGAAATTGTCAACAATGAACATGACGATAAACCTGAGGGTGAACTGGGGGATGAGTTAG atgaaattttgcCCGGCAGGCCTCTCCCACCGGAATGCCACGCTGAACTTCATACAGATTATGATGGTGCTGCTGTAAGATGGGGCCTTAACCACCACAAAGAAAGTGCAGCTGACTGCTGTCAGGCTTGCTTGGTTCAAGCAAAAAGGGCCAAGcctaatgaaaaaaaatgtaatgtATGGGTTTACTGTCCTGCTGAAAATGGTTGCCATTCTCCAGATATTTATGAGCACAGACTTGGGGAGTGCTGGCTGAAATTT GCGGAAACACCTAAGCTTAATTTCAAGGACAGGTATCCGGAGTCATATAGAAATTCACACCCATCTGCCCCAGTTATGGTGCCTTGGGCTTCTGGCTTTGTTGGTGCCGCATAA
- the LOC126783314 gene encoding uncharacterized protein LOC126783314 isoform X1, whose protein sequence is MARGGGEWGIHKAVRGKWACSYKKTTLFVCCINIVVALYVLRSLYASLYIYSDRNSPNAVEYTPDQIRKMEESVRIRKSAEPVELIRLVKQLKKELYAELSAGVELPESLKLKLTNDIIEKFKILPHKANISDQRDFAERWCNEKLEQAKQLVLEGGTSNSTILLEEAASLSAVLLVKALESDRTQLLEDIGLWIPSEIVNNEHDDKPEGELGDELDEILPGRPLPPECHAELHTDYDGAAVRWGLNHHKESAADCCQACLVQAKRAKPNEKKCNVWVYCPAENGCHSPDIYEHRLGECWLKFAETPKLNFKDRYPESYRNSHPSAPVMVPWASGFVGAA, encoded by the exons atggCTCGTGGAGGAGGAGAATGGGGGATTCATAAAGCGGTTAGAGGCAAGTGGGCTTGTTCTTACAAGAAGACAACTCTCTTCGTTTGCTGCATTAACATTGTTGTTGCTCTCTATGTTCTTCGTTCTCTCTACGCTTCTCTCTACATCTATTCCGACAGAAATTCACCCAACG CTGTTGAGTACACTCCGGATCAGATTAGGAAAATGGAGGAATCAGTTCGGATTCGGAAATCGGCTGAACCTGTAGAGCTTATTAGATTG GTGAAGCAACTAAAGAAGGAGCTTTATGCTGAGCTCTCGGCGGGGGTTGAATTGCCAGAGTCTTTGAAGCTGAAGCTAACTAATGATATTATTGAAAAGTTTAAAATATTGCCTCACAAGGCAAATATCAGTGACCAAAGAG ACTTTGCTGAAAGATGGTGTAATGAAAAGCTTGAACAAGCTAAACAGTTGGTCCTTGAGGGAGGGACTTCAAATTCAACAATTTTACTGGAGGAAGCAG CTTCATTGTCTGCAGTACTGCTAGTAAAAGCTTTAGAGTCTGATAGGACACAGCTATTGGAAGACATTGGCCTGTGGATACCTTCCGAAATTGTCAACAATGAACATGACGATAAACCTGAGGGTGAACTGGGGGATGAGTTAG atgaaattttgcCCGGCAGGCCTCTCCCACCGGAATGCCACGCTGAACTTCATACAGATTATGATGGTGCTGCTGTAAGATGGGGCCTTAACCACCACAAAGAAAGTGCAGCTGACTGCTGTCAGGCTTGCTTGGTTCAAGCAAAAAGGGCCAAGcctaatgaaaaaaaatgtaatgtATGGGTTTACTGTCCTGCTGAAAATGGTTGCCATTCTCCAGATATTTATGAGCACAGACTTGGGGAGTGCTGGCTGAAATTT GCGGAAACACCTAAGCTTAATTTCAAGGACAGGTATCCGGAGTCATATAGAAATTCACACCCATCTGCCCCAGTTATGGTGCCTTGGGCTTCTGGCTTTGTTGGTGCCGCATAA
- the LOC126783315 gene encoding uncharacterized protein LOC126783315, giving the protein MAPGNNCIRETHYEILSVKEDASYEDIRTSYRSAILNSHPDKLQATSESGDRFLKVQKAWEILSDSRSRTLYDNMLIASRHDTFVADDISLEDVMAEDAGEVIQLFHQCRCGDYYFVDSSELEKMGYALLRDGSRLSFEAQNSLPASLVLPCGSCSLKVRILINPDDSVSIDHHH; this is encoded by the coding sequence ATGGCGCCTGGAAATAACTGCATTCGTGAAACACACTATGAAATACTATCTGTGAAGGAAGATGCAAGTTACGAAGATATCAGAACAAGCTACAGATCTGCGATCCTTAATAGTCATCCTGATAAACTGCAAGCTACATCCGAGTCGGGAGATAGATTCTTGAAGGTGCAAAAGGCTTGGGAAATCCTCAGCGATTCTAGGTCTCGCACACTTTATGACAATATGCTGATAGCTTCTAGACACGACACTTTTGTAGCTGATGATATCAGCTTAGAAGACGTGATGGCTGAAGACGCAGGAGAGGTCATTCAGCTCTTTCACCAGTGTCGATGCGGGGATTACTACTTTGTTGATTCTTCCGAGTTGGAGAAAATGGGATACGCTTTGTTAAGAGATGGTAGCAGGCTTTCTTTTGAGGCACAAAATTCTCTGCCTGCATCACTTGTCCTTCCTTGTGGTTCTTGTTCTTTGAAAGTTCGTATATTGATCAATCCAGACGATTCTGTTTCTATTGATCATCATCACTGA
- the LOC126782424 gene encoding uncharacterized protein LOC126782424 isoform X2, with protein MSIFYHEDEELIVSAIRSRAMEKLKRKPSVLNLTDNFSWLYSTKTGELYITEKEVQKKEECEDEEDENEEFLSVGSCFYCCSSSAAASRDMFLSVKTSLSRCSSLDGFEFNFNDFQKRQSIIQQLCHCEGWPFGLCRKAVLLPPLPKSPSDSWTWRKGIVTKSKSLPSRSHTN; from the exons ATGAGCATCTTTTATCATGAAGATGAAGAG CTAATTGTATCTGCAATTCGAAGCCGTGCAATGGAAAAGTTGAAGCGTAAGCCAAGcgttttgaatttgacagaTAATTTTTCTTGGCTCTACTCTACTAAAACTGGAGAATTATACATAACTGAGAAAGAAGTGCAGAAGAAAGAGGAgtgtgaagatgaagaagatgaaaatgaagaGTTTTTATCAGTGGGAAGCTGCTTCTATTGCTGCTCATCAAGTGCTGCTGCAAGTAGAGATATGTTTCTTTCTGTGAAGACAAGTCTTTCAAGATGTTCAAGCCTTGATGGTTTTGAGTTCAACTTCAACGACTTTCAGAAGAGGCAGTCCATAATTCAGCAGCTGTGCCATTGTGAGGGTTGGCCGTTTGGCCTTTGCCGAAAGGCTGTGTTGCTCCCACCTCTGCCTAAGTCTCCATCAGACTCGTGGACATGGCGCAAAGGGATTGTAACAAAATCGAAGAGCTTACCCTCCAGATCACACACAAACTGA
- the LOC126782424 gene encoding uncharacterized protein LOC126782424 isoform X1, which translates to MSIFYHEDEEVPNPSKRSKFLAACLMDVFSNCHISRRLQSSSPEADNHPASDEFDKEQELIVSAIRSRAMEKLKRKPSVLNLTDNFSWLYSTKTGELYITEKEVQKKEECEDEEDENEEFLSVGSCFYCCSSSAAASRDMFLSVKTSLSRCSSLDGFEFNFNDFQKRQSIIQQLCHCEGWPFGLCRKAVLLPPLPKSPSDSWTWRKGIVTKSKSLPSRSHTN; encoded by the exons ATGAGCATCTTTTATCATGAAGATGAAGAGGTACCAAACCCTTCAAAAAGATCCAAATTTCTTGCTGCATGTCTGATGGATGTGTTTTCCAACTGCCATATCTCTCGACGGCTTCAATCTTCGAGTCCAGAAGCAGATAATCACCCTGCAAGTGATGAGTTTGATAAGGAACAGGAA CTAATTGTATCTGCAATTCGAAGCCGTGCAATGGAAAAGTTGAAGCGTAAGCCAAGcgttttgaatttgacagaTAATTTTTCTTGGCTCTACTCTACTAAAACTGGAGAATTATACATAACTGAGAAAGAAGTGCAGAAGAAAGAGGAgtgtgaagatgaagaagatgaaaatgaagaGTTTTTATCAGTGGGAAGCTGCTTCTATTGCTGCTCATCAAGTGCTGCTGCAAGTAGAGATATGTTTCTTTCTGTGAAGACAAGTCTTTCAAGATGTTCAAGCCTTGATGGTTTTGAGTTCAACTTCAACGACTTTCAGAAGAGGCAGTCCATAATTCAGCAGCTGTGCCATTGTGAGGGTTGGCCGTTTGGCCTTTGCCGAAAGGCTGTGTTGCTCCCACCTCTGCCTAAGTCTCCATCAGACTCGTGGACATGGCGCAAAGGGATTGTAACAAAATCGAAGAGCTTACCCTCCAGATCACACACAAACTGA
- the LOC126782423 gene encoding succinate dehydrogenase subunit 5, mitochondrial produces MEKMMALRSLCRSLSSRSYRTAAFAATNQLPRHQQPHHHSAAAARTLFNFASPNSKNQSPDEQRSSLSMSLGSRRYFSNDVGHFPEIKDPELLKAFKDLMAATWDEVPTSVVSKVKAALSKNTDDQTGKEHLTNVLRAAEAVEELGEIVMSLKMDMDDRIGISGENVKPLSDEYVNALKTIYSRYSAYLDAFGPHETYLRKKVETELGTRLIYLKMRCSGIGSEWGKVSVLGTSGLSGSYVEQRANS; encoded by the exons ATGGAGAAGATGATGGCACTCAGATCCCTCTGCCGTTCACTCTCTTCCAGATCTTACCGAACCGCCGCCTTCGCCGCCACCAATCAGCTTCCACGTCATCAACAACCTCACCACCACTCCGCCGCCGCTGCTCGAACCCTCTTCAATTTCGCTTCCCCAAACTCCAAGAACCAATCTCCAG ATGAACAGAGGTCTTCACTTTCAATGAGTTTGGGAAGTAGGAGGTATTTCAGTAATGATGTGGGTCATTTTCCTGAGATTAAAGACCCAGAGCTGCTCAAGGCTTTCAAGGACTTGATGGCTGCAACTTGGGATGAGGTTCCCACGAGTGTGGTCAGCAAAGTGAAGGCAGCATTGTCTAAGAACACTGATGATCAGACTGGCAAGGAGCATCTCACCAATGTGTTGCGTGCCGCCGAAGCTGTGGAGGAGCTTGGAGAGATTGTTATGTCGTTGAAGATGGACATGGATGACCGTATTGGTATCAGCGGAGAG AATGTGAAGCCATTGTCGGATGAGTATGTGAATGCTTTGAAGACAATTTACAGTCGCTATTCTGCCTATTTGGATGCATTTGGGCCTCATGAGACCTACTTGCGGAAGAAGGTGGAGACTGAGTTGGGAACCAGGCTGATATACTTGAAGATGAGGTGTAGCGGCATTGGTTCTGAGTGGGGAAAG GTCAGTGTTCTTGGAACTTCTGGACTGTCAGGGTCATATGTTGAGCAAAGAGCAAATAGCTAA
- the LOC126805524 gene encoding probable carboxylesterase 2 — protein MGSIEVSLEVPPYARVLKDGTIERLAGTQVVPAGLDPQTGVASKDIVLFPQTGVSARLYRPNITDTNEKLPLIVYYHGGAFCIASAAEPLYHNCLNMLVAEASAIAVSVNYRLAPEHPLPIAYEDSWAALQWVFGGEDIDDWMKDHVDFERVFLVGDSAGANIAHHLALRVKKSDPDPKLKIAGIGMIHPYFWGKDPIGREVGDSFRKSMVDTWWSFVSPSEKEGDDPLINPFVDGAPSLEGLACGKVLVLVAGNDILRDRGRLYYDELVKRNWAGSKEFIETEGEDHVFHIFNPSCEKAKTLIKDLGSFINQK, from the coding sequence ATGGGTTCCATTGAAGTCTCACTTGAAGTCCCTCCTTATGCTCGAGTCCTTAAAGATGGAACAATTGAGAGACTCGCCGGGACCCAAGTTGTTCCGGCCGGGTTAGACCCTCAAACCGGAGTTGCATCCAAAGACATCGTGCTTTTCCCACAAACCGGTGTGTCAGCTAGACTTTACCGGCCCAACATCACTGACACCAATGAAAAGCTTCCTTTGATCGTTTACTATCATGGTGGAGCTTTCTGTATAGCTTCAGCTGCTGAGCCACTCTACCACAACTGCCTCAACATGCTTGTTGCTGAGGCCAGTGCCATTGCTGTTTCTGTCAATTACAGATTAGCCCCTGAGCACCCACTGCCGATTGCCTACGAGGATTCCTGGGCTGCGCTTCAGTGGGTTTTTGGTGGTGAAGACATTGACGATTGGATGAAGGACCATGTTGATTTTGAAAGAGTATTCTTGGTGGGAGACAGTGCTGGGGCTAATATTGCACACCACTTGGCCTTGCGGGTCAAGAAGTCCGACCCGGATCCGAAACTGAAGATTGCTGGGATTGGGATGATCCATCCTTATTTCTGGGGGAAGGATCCGATTGGCCGGGAGGTGGGGGATTCATTCAGGAAGTCAATGGTGGACACATGGTGGAGCTTCGTCAGCCCGTCGGAGAAAGAGGGTGATGACCCGCTGATTAACCCGTTTGTTGACGGAGCCCCGAGTCTGGAGGGGTTGGCTTGTGGTAaggttcttgttcttgttgcaGGAAATGACATATTGAGGGACAGAGGGAGGCTTTACTATGATGAATTGGTGAAGAGAAACTGGGCAGGAAGCAAAGAGTTTATTGAAACAGAAGGGGAGGATCATGTTTTCCATATCTTCAATCCCAGTTGTGAAAAGGCCAAGACTTTGATCAAGGATTTGGGgtctttcataaatcaaaAATAG
- the LOC126805525 gene encoding 26S proteasome non-ATPase regulatory subunit 14 homolog codes for MSGMERLQRMFAGAGGALGHPPPDSPTLDTSEQVYISSLALLKMLKHGRAGVPMEVMGLMLGEFVDDYTVKVVDVFAMPQSGTGVSVEAVDHVFQTNMLDMLKQTGRPEMVVGWYHSHPGFGCWLSGVDINTQQSFEALNQRAVAVVVDPIQSVKGKVVIDAFRLINPQTMMLGQEPRQTTSNLGHLNKPSIQALIHGLNRHYYSIAINYRKNELEEKMLLNLHKKKWTDGLTLKRFDTHSKTNEQTVQEMLSLAVKYNKAVQEEDELSPEKLAIANVGRQDAKKHLEEHVSNLMSSNIVQTLGTMLDTVVF; via the exons ATGTCAGGGATGGAGAGGCTTCAGAGGATGTTCGCCGGCGCCGGAGGAGCTCTGGGTCACCCGCCGCCCGATTCGCCCACTCTCGATACCTCAGAACAAGTCTACATCTCCTCGCTCGCGCTGTTGAAGATGCTTAAGCACG GAAGAGCCGGGGTTCCGATGGAGGTGATGGGCTTGATGCTAGGAGAGTTTGTGGATGACTATACTGTTAAAGTTGTGGATGTGTTTGCTATGCCTCAGAGTGGGACTGGTGTTAGTGTCGAAGCTGTCGATCATGTGTTCCAGACTAACATGCTCGATATGCTTAAGCAGACTGGAAG ACCGGAGATGGTTGTAGGCTGGTACCATTCCCATCCTGGATTCGGCTGTTGGCTATCTGGTGTAGACATTAATACACAGCAG AGTTTCGAAGCTTTGAATCAACGTGCTGTAGCTGTGGTGGTGGATCCAATTCAGAGTGTGAAGGGGAAGGTGGTCATTGATGCCTTCCGCCTTATCAACCCACAGACTATGATGCTCGGTCAAGAACCTCGGCAGACCACATCCAATCTTGGCCATCTTAATAAACCATCTATTCAA GCTTTGATCCATGGTTTAAACCGGCATTATTACTCTATAGCAATCAATTACAGGAAGAATGAACTTGAGGAAAAGATGTTGCTCAACCTTCACAAGAAGAAATGGACTGATGGGCTAACCCTCAAACGTTTTGATACTCATTCAAAAACTAATGAGCAAACTGTCCAG GAGATGTTGAGCCTAGCTGTCAAATACAACAAGGCTGTGCAGGAGGAGGATGAGTTGTCACCAGAGAAGCTTGCCATTGCAAATGTGGGAAGACAAGATGCCAAGAAGCACCTCGAAGAACATGTCTCCAACTTAATGTCCTCAAACATAGTGCAGACCTTGGGAACCATGCTCGATACTGTTGTGTTCTAG